The sequence tgattttcgaaaatcccCAATTTGACTGCTGACTTGGCACCATTTAAGTCACCTGAAAGCTGACTTGGCACCGGCGACGATGTGAAGAAACGACGTCGTCCTATACTCGTGAGGGattgggggaagagagagagatgaacgaGGGAGGGAGGCAGAGTGAGATAGAGGAGAGGGGAGCAGGGGCGGCGGCGCAGTCGCGACTTGCCGGATCTTGCAGAGCTTGTCTTGAGAATGCTTCTCGTTCTTTCAAACCCCCAATTTAATTTGGTGTGCATCTATTAGGGTTACAGAGCTTAGCAACCATGAATGAAGTAATCGAACTTGACGAAAACTGGGAGCGGCAAGACGACGGCTTTCGTCCTCCCACGGCCGGCGGAGGGGTGTCGTCACTGTTTGGGTTGATCTGAGAAGTGGGGGAAGGCCTTGATTCTGCTGAGTTGAGTCGATGGAGGCGGCAGACGGTGGTTGTTGCTATTGGCGGCGACCTCGCCGTTTGTCGCCGGATTATGGAGAGAGTAGAGGGAGACGGTGTTGTAGATCTGGGTCGTAGTAAGAGGAAGAGGCGCAACGGCGGCGATGAGCCGCTGTGGTCGCCGAAATTTCAATAGGGGAGAAGAGttatttggggatctagggcgGTTGTCGCCGGTGTATGCAGAGATTAGGGGAGAGTTGAGAGAGTAGAGGGAGGCAGGACTCCGGTGGCGGCTGGGTTGTTGTCAATCGGAGGAAGAGAGATAGAGGGAGGCGGTGGCGCCTCGCTGTCGCCAAGGAGGAGGAAGGCGGAGGCGGCATGGAGGTTGTTTTCGCCGGGTTCGGTGAGACAGAGGGCAAGTGAGGGGGAGGTGGGTTTCGAGAAAGAGAAGGGAGAACCGGGGGTATCAGTGGCTGTCGTTGTTGCTTCGGCGAGCTTCGGTGGCAGCGAATTTTCAATGGTGAAGGGGTGGGTTCTGGCGTGaaccgagagagagatgagaggggaCACAGAGAGGGACCAGaggagagcgagagagagacgagagagatgagagagaattgctttttttgtttttttttatatattattttccaTGTGGCAATTTTTGGTCCACGTAAGCGCCATATCAGCTCGTATGGCCTACAAATTGCCAGGTCAGACCGGAGTATTACCGGAGCTGAAATTCATGGAAAAATTGATCACGCctttaagttcagggaaaatttgataaaaatcaaagttcatggaaaatttggaaatgggcccaaagttcatggtttttggcgtaattaacccttttttttatctatttataataatagtACAGTTCACATTACTTTGAGACCTTTACTAATaactttatttatattttattaaaattttatcattCACAATGTGGTAAGTAAATAAGATATtaagaaaattattaaaaagttaTTTTACTAATAACTTTATTTATACTGTGAATAGGCgaaagtacccacttttataacttGTCTTACAAAAGTACCCACCCAAGCCAAAGTCTAAAAAGTCAAAGCCgacatgcttggttttttggAAAAGCAGACCTGACATGCTTCGGTTTTTGTAAAATGTCTAACTCACGTCAATTTCACAAGTTAAAAATGTGATGAAGAGACAATAATTgcccaactcacgtcactttcacaatCTAATGTATACTGtatgtttgaaaatttataaaaaaattagcttacgtttgcgttataaaaacattagtaagaggactaaaaatttcactattatgtgtattatgcaacaaaaaaatatttagaaaccaatgaaacaattagccgccggaaattcatagccgtgaacagtagccgGCGGTCCAAACTATACACGGCTACTGGTCAGCGGCTATGaacttccggcggctaattactccatttgttttataatatttttttgttgcacaatatacataatagtgaatttttgagccctcttagtaatattatattataacacgaataccttaatttagagtttttatttaaatttttaattttattttttttatattacaagaagtatacattgatgtcaaatatgagagatactgaatctgcaaaaaattggattatagtggggtaaaaatactcactttatgcatgatttgattgaacacaaaataatacagtaaacacataaaataataggctatttttgaagaaaacactTGAAACTCCTGAAATGtaaacacaaaaatattttagctctaaaaaaacaattagccgccggaaattcatagccgtgaacagtagccggcggtccaaaatatacacggctactggtcagcggctatgaacttccggcggctaattaatccatttgtttcataatatttttttgttgcataatatacataacagtgaatttttgagccctcttagtaatattatattataacacgaataccttaatttagagtttttatttaaatttttaattttatttttttatattacaagaagtatacattgatgtcaaatatgagagatactgaatctgcaaaaaattggattatagtggggtaataatactcactttatgcatgatttgatttaacacaaaataatacagtaaacacataaaataataggctatttttgaataaAACACTTGAAACTCATGAAATGtaaccaaaaaaatatttgagctCTAAAAAAACAATTAGCCGTCAGAAATGCAAATCCGGTCGTACTAGCCGTGTGAAATTTTTCACACACGGGTAGTGAATCCGGCTACgattttgtggcggctaataTTTGTTTTGGGAGCAAAAAATCATTTTGAAGTAATACATATGGTTGTAAAAGTTTTTaccttgttatgaatgtttgaaAGTAACATATGTATCCCTTTTTgtgtatttctatttatttgttaatgttttagtcaaaaaagtacatgtccacatgaaataagagataaggtgactgcacaaatttggattgtaatgaggctttaatgctcactttctgcatgcatttgattgcacattgaataatagattgaagtgTACTGAATGAATGAACAatacatttcacgtgaatttgtacAAAGGAATCTAATATTAGTCTATAATGGCTACACTTGTGAATGAGAAAACATAAATCCAAATACTCGTAGAAAGAGCATTCagttaaaaaattgagaaattgaaaccCTCAAAGATTTGAGAAGTGGTTTGTGCGATAGTTGGTGCAATTGGTGTTCAAATTCTACTTGAAGAGGTGATTTTCTCATATATTGTTTGTGTAATTAATAGTTTGAatgttttatgttatatttatgagaatttttaaagtgtttatgcatattttaatactacattttatgtgtttttatagatggaattcgttagatacatatatgtgagatacaacggacTCGTCGATGGTATACACTATGTTGGTGGGGCTACAGAGGTCCTTCCCCTCGTCAACGAAACTATTGAGAGCCTGATGTGCAGCGTCAACAATATTATGAGGACGCATTCGTTGAGCTCGAGCtaccaattgtattatttggcgaccaatctaTTTGGTAGGGAGATGAAATGTGGCTTGGCCACAGACGATGACGTGGAAGCCTTGTTGGCAACTGCCGActatcccatggtgtacgttgagcactACAACGGTCCGATTGTAGAAGAAGCCTACATACCTACTTTTAATTTTGCTGAACCTTCGGGACACGTAGATGAAGCACAATGCAGTCAGTATGAGACGCCGTATTATCATCATACGTCGTTTCATGGTGTCCAGAGCTCGCCTCCACGACAATGTTTTACATGGGATGGACAACCGCTAGACGAATCTGCATGGAATCAAACCGAAAGGCTTAATGAAGTATGTGGGAGATTGAACGATGTGCGGACAGATGATGAACCTGAGCACGAAGCTGAAGGCTCGGTTGCATCAGGAGACGATGATGATTCTGATGACGAAGAATTTGACCCTGCGCTCGAGGTGGGCACTGCTTCTGatgcctctgaggatttattagacgacGATCTAATTGATTTCGCGGAgaccgagcgagcaggttggatccgacaaagtacaACACGTGACGGAGATCCGACAGCCGAGACCGGTgatctaactaattggttagttcccttgattccagtggacgcctCGGCTTCGCTggttgctcgcgagagtgaccCTTCTAGAGTTGATGATCTGCAGAAGAATTCTTTTTACAACAGCAAAGACGACCTGATCATTGCTGTTGGTTTGTGGAACATGAAGCGAGGCACTGAGACAAAAGTTGTCCGCTCAGATCCGGGACGAGTCTATTTCTCGTGCAAGCACTCTGACAACTGCAATTTCGATCTTCGTGCGTCTGTTCACGGCCGAGGGATGTGGAGAGTGCATAAGTTGAAAGAGCATTCATGCGAAGGGGACTTGCGCACAGCTAAAAAATCAAGGCGCACTCGAAGGTGGTGGCAGCGTTTGTGGCAAACAGAATACGCGATGATggagaggtcattaagccgaaatcCATCATGGCTGAGTTAGTACGCGATTTcggcatcaaaatcaaatatgatgtcgcgctgcgtgcaagaaatctcgGGATGGATATGATATACGGTCGAGTTGATGATTCGTTCCTCCTGCTCCCAAGATATCTGTATGCCCTGAAGGAAGCGAATCCTGGCACCTTATATGATTTGGACGTAGATGTAGACTGCCGGTTCAAACATTTGTTTGTTGCTCTGTGGGCTTCCATCTCACCTTTCTACTTTCACCTTCGACCAGTGATTGTGGTTGACGGCACACACCTGAAGGGCAAAAATAGTGGCATTTTGTTTGTCGCCGTGACAAAAGACGGAAACGAGGCAGTTTTTCCCTTGGCGATCAGTGTCGgtccgatcgagaatgatgagtcgTGGAAGTGGTTTATGTCACATCTGAGAGGTGCTTGCGGCGAGCCCGATAACTTACTTATTGTATctgatgcgcatgtctccatcgctaatgctgtgaagagcgagtttccaaatgctactcacggtATTTGCTACTACCACTTGTTGAACAAGATGAAGGGTTACAGGCCCGGTGTTGCTGAGCTTTTCCGCCAGGCTGCATACGCCTACGAGCAATCAGATTACACGCGTGCAATGTCAGCCATGGCTGCTCTGAAGCCAAAGGCGTACGAGAAGTTGTTGCGCGTAGGCCCGgagaagtgggcacgatcacaaTGTCCTGTGTCCCGTTACAGCTTCCTTACATCCAATGCCGCCGAGAGTTTTAATGCACGTTTGCTGTGGGCCAGGCGTCTTCCAATCTGCTCGATGTTGGAGGCAGTCAGATTAGTTGTCGAGCAGTGGTTCAACGACAGGCTTGCGGCCGCACAAGAGAGCGATGAAAATCTGACTCCGGAGGCAAAACAGAAGCTCAGTGCAGAACTTGTAAAAAGTCGTCGTTACACAGCCAAGAGGACCACCGAGAGAAAATACAGGGTTCGTGCTAGTGGTCGCCATTATATGGTTGACCTTCAAAAGCAGAGCTGTGAATGCAACGAATTCAACGAG comes from Salvia miltiorrhiza cultivar Shanhuang (shh) chromosome 3, IMPLAD_Smil_shh, whole genome shotgun sequence and encodes:
- the LOC131018966 gene encoding uncharacterized protein LOC131018966 — translated: MDMIYGRVDDSFLLLPRYLYALKEANPGTLYDLDVDVDCRFKHLFVALWASISPFYFHLRPVIVVDGTHLKGKNSGILFVAVTKDGNEAVFPLAISVGPIENDESWKWFMSHLRGACGEPDNLLIMKGYRPGVAELFRQAAYAYEQSDYTRAMSAMAALKPKAYEKLLRVGPEKWARSQCPVSRYSFLTSNAAESFNARLLWARRLPICSMLEAVRLVVEQWFNDRLAAAQESDENLTPEAKQKLSAELVKSRRYTAKRTTERKYRVRASGRHYMVDLQKQSCECNEFNEDQMPCSHAIAAITEANESVEDYVHSYYWNSSLVDTYSGDVNHLPPIENWNIPFRIASQLILPNLSRRQAGRPKETRVRSAGERPTQNTSTAEASTSSKKRAPKTCGLCGGSGHTRRSCKGTATDA